One segment of Cottoperca gobio chromosome 24, fCotGob3.1, whole genome shotgun sequence DNA contains the following:
- the xkr5a gene encoding LOW QUALITY PROTEIN: XK-related protein 5a (The sequence of the model RefSeq protein was modified relative to this genomic sequence to represent the inferred CDS: deleted 1 base in 1 codon), whose amino-acid sequence MINAAGAVARRMPSVARRSGCWIAWCQAVLLGVSALVIVAERTALFYCIGFYLWNEETQWAGLTLGLFLPGTAVQLLSMKWYYDDGDDRRCYLSIIHILHLGIFKRLWDCMRSVLRMQGSVAELGASVMQQADVAALWLLEALVLTLPQSLLQAYVVVSTDVGIMSPVAYCCGLCVLSISWALVLYSRACCLIRPGHLAMPPAALLCQLVWRAGMLGARVTCLMFFARVFNWWVCGVAGFHWLTASFWLVSQQPDICTGPWCWRAFNGVMGLVHVFLFLNVKDGPSRFRMASFYAFMLVENATLLLAASDFLSEASWDSMTLPTTVLCSFVLGATSLVLYYRFLHPKSTEISQGTNHNHMGSTCLERGESCFSLRDKSLPAASIQNHGSFSLSGVAGSLLEHPGTCGVRANSSCPCYHHHWLLIRLALKTGDLGKINRAYGAGGAAAILDMEEYNQEFKSNEGMTITGGGSCEGVSTSESQGKGLAPLSDCKDEFQSVSEPTSTEQPDEEDDSLEMESPMESPTSDFKRSSPEGKSVFGDSPEPYFCPTESSSTLYFSADPQSPSSTSNQRLDRDIGGLEQGVRLNSIPSDPALHRDIRGLMGRVGQRCTSTPKLDSGVLDSLSSVPHLTGPRRQLIMSRRDEDDNF is encoded by the exons ATGATAAACGCTGCTGGGGCGGTCGCCCGCAGGATGCCGTCGGTGGCCCGGCGGAGCGGATGCTGGATAGCGTGGTGTCAGGCGGTCCTGCTCGGCGTGTCGGCGCTGGTTATCGTGGCCGAACGGACCGCTC TGTTTTACTGTATAGGGTTTTACCTTTGGAATGAGGAGACGCAGTGGGCGGGCCTCACTCTCGGCCTTTTTCTACCGGGGACGGCAGTTCAGCTGCTAAGTATGAAATGGTACTATGACGACGGTGATGACAGGCGATGCTACCTCTCCATCATACACATACTACACTTGGGCATCTTCAAAAG GCTATGGGACTGCATGAGGTCTGTGTTGCGCATGCAGGGCTCAGTGGCCGAGCTCGGAGCTTCTGTCATGCAGCAGGCAGATGTTGCTGCTCTTTGGTTGCTGGAGGCCCTCGTCCTCACACTGCCTCAGAGCCTGCTGCAGGCATATGTCGTGGTGTCCACTGATGTGGGCATCATGTCCCCAG TGGCCTATTGCTGTGGACTGTGTGTGCTGTCTATTTCCTGGGCCCTGGTGCTGTACAGCAGAGCCTGCTGTCTGATACGACCGGGCCACCTGGCCATGCCTCCGGCAGCCCTTCTGTGCCAGCTGGTGTGGAGGGCAGGCATGCTGGGTGCAAGGGTGACTTGCCTCATGTTCTTTGCCAGGGTCTTTAACTGGTGGGTCTGTGGAGTAGCAG GTTTCCACTGGCTCACGGCCTCCTTCTGGCTGGTATCACAGCAACCAGACATCTGCACCGGCCCCTGGTGTTGGCGTGCCTTTAATGGCGTTATGGGGCTCGTCCacgtcttcctcttcctcaatGTCAAAGACGGACCCTCGCGCTTCCGCATGGCCAGTTTTTATGCA TTCATGCTCGTAGAGAATGCCACTCTGCTGTTGGCCGCCTCCGACTTCCTCAGCGAAGCATCATGGGACAGCATGACCCTTCCCACCACTGTGCTGTGTAGCTTTGTCCTCG GCGCTACCTCTCTTGTCCTATACTACCGGTTCCTCCACCCTAAGTCAACAGAGATCTCCCAGGGTACGAACCACAACCACATGGGCAGCACGTGTTTAGAACGAGGGGAGTCCTGCTTCTCTCTCAGGGACAAAAGCCTGCCAGCTGCCTCCATTCAAAACCACGGCAGCTTCTCCCTCTCAGGTGTGGCTGGTTCTCTGCTGGAGCACCCGGGAACCTGT GGGGTCCGGGCTAACAGCTCCTGCCCTTGCTACCACCACCACTGGCTCCTGATTCGGCTGGCTCTAAAAACAGGAGACCTGGGGAAGATCAACAGAGCATATGGGGCCGGCGGAGCAGCGGCCATACTGGACATGGAGGAGTACAACCAGGAGTTCAAGAGTAACGAGGGCATGACTATCACAGGAGGGGGCAGCTGCGAGGGGGTCTCCACTTCGGAGTCTCAGGGGAAAGGCCTGGCACCTCTCTCGGACTGCAAAGACGAGTTCCAGAGCGTGAGCGAGCCCACGTCGACCGAACAACCCGACGAAGAGGACGACAGTCTGGAGATGGAGAGCCCGATGGAGTCACCCACATCAGATTTCAAACGGAGCTCACCAGAGGGCAAGTCTGTGTTTGGAGACAGTCCAGAGCCGTACTTCTGCCCGACAGAGTCGAGTTCAACCTTATATTTCAgcgctgatcctcagtctcccAGCAGTACCAGTAACCAGCGTTTGGACCGGGACATTGGGGGTCTAGAGCAGGGGGTGCGCCTCAACTCAATCCCCAGCGATCCAGCCCTTCACAGAGATATTCGTGGGCTCATGGGTCGGGTCGGGCAGCGCTGTACTTCCACTCCTAAATTGGACTCTGGAGTGCTGGACTCCCTGTCTAGTGTCCCTCATCTCACAGGTCCCAGGAGACAGCTTATAATGTCCCGCAGAGATGAAGACGATAACTTTTAG